A genomic window from Candidatus Methylacidiphilum fumarolicum includes:
- the epsC gene encoding serine O-acetyltransferase EpsC: protein MEKFSFNLILEELLTSYKIHGGINCADGKNLPSKKAVSKLTEDLLSLIFPGFYISLSLSQDKVGSFCLEVLKRVYQALLEELEKSLLFSPIKDQTAESICQRFLSKLPEIRKILATDLKATYEGDPASASIEEVLLAYPGIEAIAVYRLAHVLYQENVALIPRMMTEWAHARTGIDIHPGAEIGSDFFIDHGTGIVIGETCKIGHHVKIYHGVTLGARSTKGGRRLRGQKRHPTIEDYVTIYPGATILGGETVIGAGSIIGGNVWLTHPVAPNSIVTLVDQEIRVRTKNE, encoded by the coding sequence CTTTCAATTTGATTTTAGAGGAGCTTCTTACCTCTTATAAAATTCATGGTGGAATCAATTGTGCTGATGGGAAGAATCTTCCCTCCAAAAAAGCCGTCTCAAAACTCACCGAAGACCTTTTAAGTCTTATATTTCCTGGATTTTATATTTCTCTTTCTCTTTCTCAGGACAAAGTAGGATCGTTTTGTTTGGAAGTTTTAAAAAGAGTGTATCAAGCTTTATTAGAGGAGCTGGAGAAAAGTTTACTTTTTTCTCCCATAAAGGATCAAACCGCTGAATCAATATGCCAGAGATTTTTGTCTAAGCTTCCAGAAATCAGAAAGATTTTAGCTACAGATCTAAAAGCTACCTATGAAGGAGATCCGGCTTCAGCAAGTATTGAAGAAGTACTTTTAGCATATCCAGGAATTGAAGCCATAGCTGTGTATCGATTAGCTCATGTGCTTTATCAGGAAAATGTGGCATTGATTCCAAGGATGATGACCGAATGGGCTCATGCCAGAACAGGGATTGACATCCATCCAGGAGCCGAGATTGGTTCAGATTTTTTCATAGACCATGGAACGGGTATTGTCATTGGGGAAACCTGCAAAATTGGACATCATGTGAAAATTTACCATGGTGTTACTCTTGGTGCACGATCTACTAAGGGTGGAAGAAGATTGCGTGGACAAAAAAGGCATCCTACAATAGAAGATTATGTCACTATCTATCCAGGAGCGACCATTCTTGGAGGAGAAACAGTAATAGGGGCAGGCAGCATCATAGGCGGTAATGTTTGGCTCACTCATCCAGTTGCTCCCAATTCGATTGTCACTCTTGTTGATCAAGAAATTCGCGTAAGAACGAAGAACGAATAG